A part of Rhodamnia argentea isolate NSW1041297 chromosome 8, ASM2092103v1, whole genome shotgun sequence genomic DNA contains:
- the LOC115735342 gene encoding NAC domain-containing protein 90-like has protein sequence MMEDHPTGFRFYPTEEELISFYLHNQLQGSLQDRLRCIIPVLDIYATEPWNLPELSGELCREDKEQWFFFAPMQESEARGGRPSRSTAVGYWKATGSPGYVYSSDSKVIGTKKSMVFYVGKAPTGKKTKWKLNECRALETISPPNSNSSSSSMPVFRLRLEYALCRVYAVSGSSRAFDRRRLELVPGETLQGGDGGRGSCSGGGGSISPSGSVIECDAGISGYVGTISMKIEGQIWDWDQLNWF, from the exons ATGATGGAGGATCATCCGACAGGCTTCAGGTTCTATCCAACTGAGGAAGAGCTCATCTCTTTCTATTTGCACAACCAGCTCCAGGGCTCACTACAGGACCGGCTCCGCTGCATCATCCCCGTCCTCGACATTTACGCAACTGAGCCGTGGAATCTCCCAg AGCTTTCCGGAGAGCTGTGCCGGGAAGACAAAGAGCAATGGTTCTTCTTCGCCCCGATGCAGGAGTCAGAAGCCAGAGGAGGGAGACCGAGCAGAAGCACGGCAGTGGGTTACTGGAAAGCGACAGGGTCGCCCGGTTACGTCTACTCGTCGGACAGCAAAGTGATTGGGACGAAGAAGTCCATGGTCTTCTACGTGGGAAAAGCTCCCAcaggaaaaaaaaccaaatggaAATTGAACGAGTGTAGAGCCCTAGAAACAATCTCACCTCCCAATTCCAATTCTTCAAGTTCTAGCATGCCTGTGTTTAGG TTGAGACTTGAATACGCGTTGTGCCGAGTGTACGCTGTGTCCGGGAGCTCCCGAGCATTTGATCGTCGGCGACTGGAGTTGGTGCCTGGAGAGACACTACAAGGTGGAGATGGTGGTCGCGGCAGCTGCAGCGGGGGCGGCGGATCCATTTCCCCATCAGGATCAGTGATAGAGTGTGACGCTGGAATTTCAGGTTACGTGGGGACGATTAGTATGAAAATAGAAGGACAAATATGGGATTGGGACCAACTCAACTGGTTTTAG
- the LOC115735341 gene encoding uncharacterized protein LOC115735341 isoform X1, with translation MEALSWVGCFTTSSTSRLPRALPVRRRRRAVFTPTPPLSALRASAGLVGELVEEETLKTFLKERQLSGDFISKASDLLWQREALKLVEPDVGMLPDSPQEPDQVVENDDDGGFLKLSKTNEWISGDNSAPLNKKVIAKALQDDSEKRRKLNLLQYEALKRELMLLSIGIGTACTGYCLIVLSIQAAISYAVGVLFSCLYLQLLCQHADNLSREMIPQIYRKKKLKKIGIRSEDLSDSLERTIKGSTMVLSSPRLVIPAAIYGLWVFSHRYIGSDFFDFQFRPCLGCLYIKLPHWFKFIEIMRTFGLCFQRTRKVQATKCDDLRLRLRISRALCLPIHYPTLNG, from the exons ATGGAGGCCCTTTCCTGGGTCGGATGCTTCACCACCAGCTCCACCTCCCGCCTCCCCAGAGCCCTCCCGGTTCGCCGTCGCCGGAGAGCGGTTTTCACGCCGACGCCGCCGCTGTCGGCCCTGAGAGCAAGCGCCGGGCTAG TCGGTGAACTAGTCGAGGAGGAGACACTGAAAACGTTCTTGAAGGAAAGacaattgagtggggatttcaTCTCCAAGGCTTCTGATCTCCTTTGGCAAAGGGAGGCCCTGAAACTTGTCGAACCGGATGTTGGGATGCTTCCTGATAGTCCTCAAGAGCCAGACCAG GTCGTTGAAAATGACGATGATGGTGGGTTCTTGAAACTGTCAAAAACCAATGAATGGATCTCAGGTGACAACTCTGCACCACTGAACAAGAAAGTCATTGCTAAG GCATTGCAGGATGATAGTGAAAAGAGGAGGAAGTTAAACCTACTCCAATATGAAGCT TTGAAGAGGGAATTGATGCTCTTATCCATTGGTATTGGAACTGCGTGCACTGGATACTGTTTGatagttttgtcaattcag GCTGCTATCAGTTATGCTGTGGGAGTTCTTTTCAG TTGCTTGTACCTTCAGCTCTTGTGCCAGCATGCAGACAACTTATCCAGGGAAATGATTCCTCAGATTTACaggaagaagaaattgaaaaa AATCGGAATACGAAGTGAGGATCTAAGTGATTCATTGGAGAGAACAATTAAAGGAAGCACTATGGTTCTTTCATCTCCGAGGCTTGTAATTCCTGCCGCCATATATGGATTATGGGTCTTTTCTCATCGGTATATTGGCAGTGACTTCTTTGACTTCCAG TTCCGGCCATGCTTGGGATGTTTGTATATAAAGCTGCCGCACTGGTTCAAGTTTATCGAGATAATGAGGACCTTCGGCTTGTGTTTCCAGAGAACGAGGAAGGTTCAAGCTACTAAATGCGATGATCTCAGACTCAGACTCCGCATTTCCAGGGCACTTTGTCTGCCCATTCACTACCCTACTCTCAATGGATGA
- the LOC115735341 gene encoding uncharacterized protein LOC115735341 isoform X2, with protein MEALSWVGCFTTSSTSRLPRALPVRRRRRAVFTPTPPLSALRASAGLVGELVEEETLKTFLKERQLSGDFISKASDLLWQREALKLVEPDVGMLPDSPQEPDQVVENDDDGGFLKLSKTNEWISGDNSAPLNKKVIAKALQDDSEKRRKLNLLQYEALKRELMLLSIGIGTACTGYCLIVLSIQAAISYAVGVLFSCLYLQLLCQHADNLSREMIPQIYRKKKLKKIGIRSEDLSDSLERTIKGSTMVLSSPRLVIPAAIYGLWVFSHRYIGSDFFDFQLVPAMLGMFVYKAAALVQVYRDNEDLRLVFPENEEGSSY; from the exons ATGGAGGCCCTTTCCTGGGTCGGATGCTTCACCACCAGCTCCACCTCCCGCCTCCCCAGAGCCCTCCCGGTTCGCCGTCGCCGGAGAGCGGTTTTCACGCCGACGCCGCCGCTGTCGGCCCTGAGAGCAAGCGCCGGGCTAG TCGGTGAACTAGTCGAGGAGGAGACACTGAAAACGTTCTTGAAGGAAAGacaattgagtggggatttcaTCTCCAAGGCTTCTGATCTCCTTTGGCAAAGGGAGGCCCTGAAACTTGTCGAACCGGATGTTGGGATGCTTCCTGATAGTCCTCAAGAGCCAGACCAG GTCGTTGAAAATGACGATGATGGTGGGTTCTTGAAACTGTCAAAAACCAATGAATGGATCTCAGGTGACAACTCTGCACCACTGAACAAGAAAGTCATTGCTAAG GCATTGCAGGATGATAGTGAAAAGAGGAGGAAGTTAAACCTACTCCAATATGAAGCT TTGAAGAGGGAATTGATGCTCTTATCCATTGGTATTGGAACTGCGTGCACTGGATACTGTTTGatagttttgtcaattcag GCTGCTATCAGTTATGCTGTGGGAGTTCTTTTCAG TTGCTTGTACCTTCAGCTCTTGTGCCAGCATGCAGACAACTTATCCAGGGAAATGATTCCTCAGATTTACaggaagaagaaattgaaaaa AATCGGAATACGAAGTGAGGATCTAAGTGATTCATTGGAGAGAACAATTAAAGGAAGCACTATGGTTCTTTCATCTCCGAGGCTTGTAATTCCTGCCGCCATATATGGATTATGGGTCTTTTCTCATCGGTATATTGGCAGTGACTTCTTTGACTTCCAG CTTGTTCCGGCCATGCTTGGGATGTTTGTATATAAAGCTGCCGCACTGGTTCAAGTTTATCGAGATAATGAGGACCTTCGGCTTGTGTTTCCAGAGAACGAGGAAGGTTCAAGCTACTAA
- the LOC115735340 gene encoding nicalin-1 — MAAKKHGDRPVLESVYSVIALVFVLVACAELCGAATVVDVYRLIQYDISGVPFGSRLAGLNHHALSLHFPPGADLSRAVLVIPVRDLNLSYVKDYLSERQPLGGLLFLLPQIFNFESKESSGDGEELFKNIVMELEQLLIHTNIPYPVYFAFENDDINTVLADIKRNDVSGQPATATTGGYKLVVSTTEPKKVASPVMSNIQGWLPGLKADGDPNQLPTIAIVASYDTFGAAPALSVGTDSNGSGVVALLEIARLFSLLYSNPKTRGRYNLLFGLTSGGPYNYNGTHKWLRSFDQRLRETIDYAICLNSIGSWNNELWIHVSKPPENAYIKQAFEGLSNVGEELGIKVGLKHKKINISNSRVAWEHEQFSRHRITAATLSEISTAPGLFENTGSLADSRNFVNEDAVIKSVKLIAESLARHIYGHRGKNIQIFADEGSLAVNPSYIRSWLDLLSRTARVAPFLSKNDPFVMALKKELEEHTEEVILQNEVLDGIFTFYDSTKATLNIYQVASVTFDLLLLLVLGSYLIVLFSFLVITTRGLDDLISLFRRPPSRKVKTA, encoded by the exons ATGGCGGCGAAGAAGCACGGCGACCGCCCGGTGCTCGAGTCCGTGTACTCCGTCATCGCCCTCGTGTTCGTGCTGGTCGCCTGCGCGGAGCTCTGCGGCGCCGCCACCGTTGTCGACGTCTACCGTCTCATCCAGTACGACATCTCCGGCGTCCCCTTCGGATCTCGCCTCGCCGGGCTCAACCACCACGCCTTGTCTCTTCACTTCCCTCCCGGCGCGGATCTCTCCCGCGCTGTGCTCGTCATCCCCGTTCGCGACTTGAATCTCAGCTACGTGAAAG ATTACTTATCTGAAAGACAGCCATTGGGTGGTCTGCTATTTCTGCTTCCTCAAATATTCAATTTTGAGAGTAAGGAAAGCAGTGGAGATGGAGAAGAGCTGTTCAAGAACATAGTGATGGAACTTGAACAGTTGCTTATACATACCAACATACCT TATCCTGTTTATTTTGCTTTTGAGAATGATGATATCAATACTGTTTTGGCTGATATAAAGAGAAATGATGTCAGTGGACAGCCGGCTACTGCGACAACAGGCGG ATATAAGCTTGTGGTCTCAACAACTGAACCTAAGAAAGTTGCATCTCCCGTCATGTCGAATATTCAG GGATGGTTGCCAGGGCTGAAAGCTGATGGGGATCCAAATCAACTCCCAACCATTGCCATAGTGGCATCTTATGATACATTTGGGGCTGCTCCT GCATTATCAGTGGGGACCGATAGCAATGGAAGTGGTGTTGTGGCACTTCTTGAGATTGCTAggttattttctcttttgtattCCAACCCCAAAACAAGGGGAAGGTACAATTTACTCTTTGGACTTACGTCCGGTGGACCTTATAACTACAATGGAACACATAAG TGGCTTCGGAGTTTCGATCAACGTTTAAGGGAGACCATTGACTATGCTATTTGCTTGAATAGTATTGGCTCATGGAACAATGAACTATGGATTCACGTGTCAAAACCCCCAGAAAATGCCTACATAAAGCAGGCATTTGAG GGCTTATCAAATGTCGGAGAAGAGTTGGGCATTAAAGTTGGTCTAAAACACAAGAAGATAAATATATCTAATTCTCGA GTAGCTTGGGAGCATGAACAATTTTCGAGACACAGAATCACTGCTGCCACCCTTTCTGAAATTTCGACTGCTCCTGGATTGTTTGAAAATACCGGCAGTTTAGCAGATAGCAG GAATTTTGTAAATGAAGATGCTGTTATCAAGAGTGTTAAATTAATTGCTGAAAGTCTAGCG AGGCATATATACGGCCACCGGGGGAAGAACATTCAGATCTTTGCGGATGAGGGTAGTTTAGCTGTCAATCCTTCTTACATACGATCCTGGTTAGATCTTTTATCACGTACCGCTCGTGTAGCACCATTCCTCTCAAAGAATGATCCATTCGTAATGGCTTTGAAAAAG GAATTGGAAGAGCATACTGAAGAAGTAATCTTGCAGAATGAGGTGCTTGATGGGATTTTCACGTTCTACGATTCTACAAAAGCTACACTTAACATATATCAG GTTGCTAGTGTAACATTTGATTTGCTATTGCTTCTGGTTTTGGGATCATATCTGATCGTGCTCTTCAGTTTTCTCGTCATTACAACTAGG GGTCTTGATGATCTTATCAGTTTGTTTCGGCGACCTCCCTCTCGCAAGGTCaaaacagcttga